From Malus sylvestris chromosome 1, drMalSylv7.2, whole genome shotgun sequence:
ATGGCTGAAATGTTATCACACCAGAGAGTGGGAGTCTGAGAAAGAGGAAAACCAAGGTCACGAAAAATTTTACAAATCCAAGTCAGTTCAGCTGCAGTGTGTGCGAGAGATCTGTATTCGGCTTCTGTGGATGACCATGCCACagtagcttgtttcttggcactccaacTGATAAGATTGGATCCCAGAAAGATATTATAACCACTAGTAGAACGGCGATCAAAGAGACAGCCAGCCCAATCCGCATAGGAGAAGGCTGTGAGATTAGGTGCACCCTTTCTGAACCATAGACCCTCAGAGACTGTACCCTTGAGATAACGAAGAATGCGTTTGACAGCTTGCATATGTTGGTCTCGAGGAGCATGCATGAACTGACAGATTTGATTCACAGCAAAGGAAATATCTGGACGGGTCCATGTCAAATACTGTAAACCACCAACAATGGATCGATACTCAGTGGGATTGGATAAAAAAGGACCACTGTGATCCAATTTGTTAGAGCCAAGGGGAGTGCAGCAAGGCTTTGCACCAGCCATATTAGTTTTCCCAAGAAGATCCAGTAAATACTTTGATTGATGGAGGAAGAGACCTGTGGAAGATCGTTGAATCTCTAAACCCAGGAAGTAGTGCAGTGGACCCAAATCCTTGACTGGAAAGATAGCACTGAGGTCGTGAATGAACAGATTGCATAAGGAAGAGTCAGGTCCAGTGACTAAtatatcatctacatacacAAGCACCATGACAGGAGTAGGACTagggagaacaaataaggaagcaTCAGAAGAAGATTGCTGAAAACCAAGTCGAAGAAGAGCTTGAAACAGTTTGTCAAACCAAGCCCGAGGGGCTTGCTTAAGACCATAAAGAGATTTCCTTAATTTGCAGACATGATGTGGCAGATTGGGATCAGAGAAACCCGGAGGCTGCTGCATGTACACATCGTCCTTCAAATCTTCATGAAGAAAGGCATTACTGATGTCTAACTGATTTAAAAACCAATTGAACTGCACAGCAAGGGACAAAAGGATTCTGATCGTGACTGGTTTAGCCACAGGACTGAAGGTCTCTTGAAAATCGATACCTTCCTGCTGATGATACCCTTTTGCAACCAAACGAGCTTTAAAACGCTCAACAGTACCATCAGGATGCTTCTTGATTCTGAACACCCACTTGCAGCCAACAACATTGTAGGAGGATGAGGGAGGAACAAGGGTCCAGGTGCCTGTGGATTGTAATGCATTAAACTCATCTTGCATGGCAGATCTCCAATGAGCATGCTTAGAGGCTTGCGGATATGTAGTCGGAATATAGTCAATATCAGATGGAAGAGGATGTTTGGTAGCTGCATATACCTTGGGCTTGAAGATACCAGCTTTGGAGCGAGTGATCATAGGGTGAGTATTGGGAGGGGGCAGTGATGTAGTTGGTGCAGGGGAAGAGACAGATGCAGTAGACAGAGAATCTATACGGGGAGCAGCAGTAGGAGGAATGGACTCTTGAGGATTGACATTGTGCGGACTTGAAGGAAAACACTCAGAGGTAGAGTGCAATTCTGGAACCAAAGATCCAGGAGAGGCACCAGGACGTTGAGGAACCGAGAACTGTAGATCCATGGGGGCGGAGACAGAGACGGAAGACATAACATGGATGGTAGGAGAAGACTGAAAAGGATAAGTTGCTTCATCAAACTGCACATGTCTGGAAATGTAGAGACGATTTGTGACTGGATCAAGGCATCGATAACCCTTGTGCTGTAAACTGTACCCCAGAAAAACACAGCTTTTGCTTTTTGCTTCTAACTTGGAATGAGTATAAGGTTTGAGCCACGGGAAACATCGACAGCCAAATACTTTCAGTCTTGAGTAATCTGGTGGCTTGAAGAAGAGCAATTCCCAAGGAGAGGTAGAGAGGCCAGAGATTGGCAACCTGTTAATAAGATACACAGCCGTAGAAAAGGCTTCCACCCAATAGAGATGGGGAATATTAGAAGCAACAAGTAATGTACGAGCAGTTTCCACAATATGGCGGTGCTTTCTCTCAGCACAGCCATTTTGTTCAGGAGTGTGAGGACATGTTAATCGATGAAGAATACCATGAGTGCGAAGAAAAGACTCAAACTTAGCACCAATGAATTCACCCCCTGAATCGGAATGCACAACCTTGATTTTATTGCCAAGTAGATTTTCTACATAGTGTTTGAATACAACAAAAGTAGAATAGGCATCAGATTTTGCCTTTAATGGAAAGAACCAACTATATCTACTGTAATCATCTACAAGCAACAAGTAGTACTTAAAGCCACTAGGAGAAGTGATGGAGGCAGGACCCCAAATATCACAGTGTAGTAGTTGAAGACTGTGAGTACTTGTAGAACTGGCAGATGCAAAAGGAAGCTTGTGACTTTTAGCTAAAGCACAATCTGAGCAGAAAAGATCACCAGTAGGTTTGCCTTGCACAACAAGCTTATTTCCTGAAAGAACCTTTcgaaaaatagaagaagatggATGACCCAATCTTCGATGCCAAATCTGTACAGGAGCTTTGACACTTATTAAAGCCGAGGGTGATGAAGAGATGGGATGACCAGAGCCTTGAAGAGGATAGAAGCCATCTTTAACTGGTCCCCGCAAAAGCGTCTTCCCCGAAACTCGATCCTTTACAGTGGATCCATCAGGGTCAAGAGTCAAGGCACAATTATTATCTTTTAAAAAGTGATATGCAGATAATAAGTTGTGTTTCATAGCAGGTACATGTAGGACATTACTCAACTTAAAAGAAGTATGAGATGTATCTAAAGTAGAGGTACCAATATTGTGAATAGGCAGACCTTTACCATCTCCTATATAGACCTTGTCTTCACCAGTGTAAGGAGAGGCAACAGAGAGATTTGCAATGTCATTTGTGATATGGGAGGTGGCTCCAGAATCCAATAGCCAAGATGGGGATGGTTTGGATGAGTAGTGAGCACAAAGAGCTGCAAGCTTGGCTGGTGGCACTCGTCCAAAGATCTCAGGATTCATCCTGTCAAAGCAATCAATTGCTTCATGGCTAGTTGAACCACATATTTGACAGGTGGTCTTGTGACTGGATGAAGAACCTTGGTTGTGAGATCGGGAGCCTGAATGAAAGGCACGAGGCTGATTTGGACGATAAGGACCAGTGGAGTTGCCACGTGAATTACTAAAATTGCGATTTCCTCTGAAATTGCGATTGTTCCGGCCTCTATTAGAATTGTAACGAGAGGCAGATTGAAGAGGCTGATTATATGCAGCGAAGGCCTGTGAAGAAGGCGTTGGGAGCAAAGGTGCTTGAGACTGAACAGAGAATGCTTGAAAAGGCTCAGTAGTAGGAGTGGACAGAATGTTCTTACGACGAGCCATGGAAAGCTCTTTGGTCAGCAACAGACCATGCAATTCATCAAGAGAAGTTGACGACAACCGCAACATGATGGAGTCAATAAAGGACTCGAATTCATCAGGAAGACCGTGAAGTGTTGCAGCAATGAGATCACGATCAGAAACAGTTGCACCAGCAGCACTGAGAGAATCTGAAATTTCCTTGAGTTGCTGTAGATATTCCGAGATCGATTGAGAGCCTTTTTGAATTGATTGAAGACGAGAACGAAGCTGGTGAATATGAGCTTCAGAGACTCCACCAAAACGTTGTTCAAGCTTCTGCCAAAGCTCTCGAGACGTGGACACCCCTACCGTGAATGGAATGAGATCTTCAGAAAGAGTCGAGTTGAGCCAAATCAAGAggttttgatctttttcaaaCCACTGCTCAAATGCCGGATTCAGTGAGCGATCAGGGAGAAGAGGAGCCGGACATGGCTCAGTACCGTCAACAAGACCAAGAAGTTTGTACCGGCGCAAAATTGGAGCAAACAATGCGCGCCATGGAAGGTAATTGGTGCGTTTGAGTTTGATTGGCACCATGCTACCAATGTTTTGGATCGTAAGAGACATATATGAGTTCTGAGGTTGAGGATTTTCAGAGGGATTAGGGTTTGGTAGTGACGATGAGATCGGCGGAGACGAAGAGCCAGATGGGGAGGCCATGATAGACAAGCGCAAAATGCGAGAgaggaggaagaatcaaagACAGAAAGCACAAGATCGATCACGAAATAAATCAAGAAATCGatcgagaaagagagaaaacgaTCGAGAAAGCACCGACTCAAATATATCACCGACtcaaattgaaagaaattgctGAGTAAAACTACCAAGACAGATCAAGAACAGTGATCAGAAAACAAAATCAACGAAGAAATCTGATCAATTTGAACAGAAATCAGAGAAGTAGAGCGGAAGAAATGGAGGATCGAATGCCGGAAGGCGATTGGCGATGAAACCATGTAGAAAGTATTGACGAAGATATTTTCATTACACACTGAATTGTCAGTACACAGGGATATATATAGTCACAAAGACTCTTACACAAGTGACCTTATCTTCTACAACTAATTACATAAATACCACAACTAACtatttactgttgtaactaacttgtGACTGATTTAGTTCTCTCAATACTAACAAACGGGGCCATAACCCATAAGGACACATGTAGGAAATGGTCGTTTATTCCGTCTTCCACGACGAAATGCTGCAGAACCAAATATCCGGAAGGATCGCCAGGCAATGTACTAGACCTCGAATCAGTTGACATGCGCTAATTCAGCTTGGGATGCAGTCCTTTCCACAGCCATCCACCAGTCTTCATCATCGGAATCAATGTTTTCCTATTCGTCGAAGAAACTCAGACAAATCAGATTTCAGGAAAACGAGAAGATTGGTTCCATCCATTTCACTGCACCCAGTGAGCAAAACTAAACAGAAAAGAGACAGTAGGATAAACTTGGACAGATGTTCAGAAAATGTAGCCTCACCATATTACTGATCCCTAAAGAATTTTGCTTATTCTCGACATCATCTGCAACTCTAATGGCTTCACGCCACCATGAATCTGTAACGCAACTGCTGCTCATTTTCTCATCACCATAGAGAACAGATTCAGGATCATTTTTATATTCATACACCATGTCAGGGATGATTTCCCATGGAATTGGTCGCGAGGCAGAACGATAACCTATCGCCATCATATGCAAGTTGAAAGTGATCGCTTATTGATTAAAGGAGATTAAAAATAGGTAAATATTTacagaaattgaaattttttttgcacCTCTGCAGTCAGGATCATGACATTTCTGATAATAAGAAGCCCTTCTGAGGTCGGCAACGTATATCACTAACCAATAGAACCATCACGCGCATTAGCAGGTTCTGTGTTACATATAAGAAAAAAAGCGTAGGGCAAGTTCCAGACAATACTTTCACGTGTGTATAAGCAGACAGGAATCTGAGTCATGAATTAAGATACCAACAACATATTAGATTTACCGTGATTGCTTTTATGCTGTCTGCCAATTCGCTCACAGTATCTATTTCTTGACATGCTGTAGACCATGAGTGCAAACTCTGAAAGCCAATACCAGCTCCGAATTTTACCTAGAGAAGCAGCAAGTTATTTAAAAAGTGACTGCATAAAATTATCAAACTTTTCTGATGCCGGCCACAAGGTACCACCTGATACATTTCCAATGGTGGCAACAGATTCTACAAATGCATCCAAAGCTGGAAATGGAGATTTTCCCAGGAAGTATGTTGCTGAAGCACCACTTGTGCAACCATTCAATGCATATTCTTGGGGCCAACTGTAACATTTTCCAAGACCATGGTTTACCTGTATCAAGAAAGCATTTGATATAGTTAAAATGCACTAATGTCATTATGCTTATGGTTATCTCATATCTGTAAGCATCAAGAGTATGGAACGGTTTTGGAATCCAAATTACCTCGGTGTCAAAATGCAGAGTCTTTATACAATCAAGATCTGGTTTGCATACTAGAAGCTTTTCACAATCAACATCCAAATTGCAGATCAAGGATGCCATGAACATCTCCTCCTCACACTGCTGTTAAATAACAAAGCGTTGATTATACGATTATTATGTAGTCAACGCATAAAATCAAAACATCACTAACAAAGCTCCAGGTTGCAACTATTATATTAATCGGAAGGGTGGCAATACCATCTTGTTGGCTTTGAAACGCCCAGTAGGCAGAAGCACTGAATTCTTCCCTGCCTTTGATGATAGAGCTAGACGAAAGCAACGATTTCGAGTATATACAGCAGTGTCCACAAATAGTTTACTAGGGGAGTCAGAGGAGCTTGAATCTTTTCTGATAAATAAGTTTCCAAATCTTCCATCTCTCTCCTTTGCACTTGAAATCCGTGAGCATATCTGATAATATGTCATCACAGTGACAATAGTTGATGTTTCTACAGGgaatataaaaaggaaaaatcgTAGTAAATGCAGCAGATTTCTGTTCATCGCTATAAAAAGAAGCTATAGGTAATGAAATAAATTcccatttttaaatttaatcgAGCAAAAGACATCCTAAGAAACAACGTACAAATATCATAATGAAACGATACCTCAGTGACAAATGCACCTGCATGTGAGTTGTCCTTAAAAGCAGTCTTTTCTATTCGAATGATTAGGTGACGAGAGAACTTTGCTGCATAAAAGTATAACCATAAGTGACAATCAACTTCAAGAACCTCGCCATGAAATTATATACAATAGATGACGTTATGAAACAGAAATCAAAACCCATATATGGTATCTATATTTAGACTCCATGAAAATTTAAATGCACATAGACATCAGCCTCATATATAAGGGAAGGAGTGATAATTGTGACCCACCTTCATTAGAGGAATCAAGCTCCAATATCCATTCCTTGTTTCCGATAATAGAATACTTTTCAAGCAGGGCTTCAAAAATGGCTGATATCAAGAGGTCAACCATTTCATCACCATTTCTGTCTGCATTGTCCCTTCTACTGAATTCCAAGTCAAAATAAAGGTGACACGGCAAACCCTGAAAGCAACACATTCCAATTATAGGAACCACAACCTAGAACGGAAATCAATTTTCTGCACACAGTACCCATTTATTGCTTCtattaaataaaaggaaagaaaaattgTCACCTCCTGGATCACTTCGTAGTGGTGACGGAACTTGGGATTCATATTTTTATACCTGAAAAAGGAAACGAAAGCAgtacaaatataaaaaatataataccTCATACGGTGAAAAAGTataaaaaatcgaaaaggaCAAGGTAACCTTCTCCAAAAATCGTTATATGTTGAAACGAGGAACCTTCTCTGTCCACTATAATGATCTTGATAACTAAATACATGAACATTCTCATGCCCTTTGACAAACTGCATTGCTTCATCCTGCCTTGGAAACGTAGTCCACACTTCCTTCCTAAATGAACCAAAAACAATGGTCAAGTCACATTGTAAAAGAGTATCACAAGAGAAAAGAACCTTCTTAAAGAATGACAGTGTGGACAAAGAAATACACAAATACCTTGAAGTCAATCTTTTTTGTGCAGCGAGATCAACACGTATTTCACGTAGGAGTCGCAGAAACGACCTTGATGGTTTTTTGGGGGGCACACCATGTGGAGATCCGTAGAATACAACTGGGGAAAACTCCTTTTGACGATTAAACTTGTTTGGTTTAACACTTGTAGGACCAGACTGAATCAGAAAATCAGCAGGGCAAAAATCAAATTACTGACTCACCAACCGATAAACGCAGTAAAAGAACATTTCAGCTACCAACGAAATAAAAGGTCTAGCTTCATTCAACCAAGAAACAATTTCCACACAACAAGAAACATCGATGGGAAAATTCGAACTTAGAACCAATCAAGAACATAGCATGAATTAAAGTTACTTGGATACAAAAACCATTACGTGCGAATGCTCCATCAAACATATGGTTGATTAATTTGCAGCCTTTATAAAGCACAAAACGAAACCAATTTTCATTGTACATAAGTACCTTGTCGGCGGAAAGTTGTAATTCTGATGCATTTTTCTTTGTGTTCTCTGCTGAGCCTGGAGAGGAGACTTCCGGGGTTTTACTCCTCCGCTTCAAATCGCTTTTGCTTCTCTTCCTTTCCCTCAATGCGGATTCTGGTCAGACAAGAAAATAACAAATCTTGTAAATATCAGTTAACAACTCAACCAATCAAGAACAATGCTTTGATTGAAACCTCTACAAAACACATTCCACaagcaataaaaagaaaattgaatctCATACTTCCAATTCGAAACCCTAATTTAACCTcccaaatgaaaaacattgttaATCTTGTCAAGGATTTGATTTTCTTCGtttttgattttgaattctCAGTGGCCAAACAGggcggaggagagagaaagagagggagctTACGAGGAGGAGAGATGCCGCACTTGAAGCACTCGAACAACCGATCGACGTCGTCCATCGCCAGTCGTCCGTCGTCACTGCTCACTCTAAAACGACGCCGTACAGAGAGCTTATTTCGTTTCTAAGCGGTAATTTGAATTTTCGAAAGGAAACCTGAGAATCCCGTTTAGATTCCACAACGTTTTCTTTCCCTCCACTTTCTCTTGTTTCCGCCACGTCAGTTGGTAAAGTGcgtcatttttttagaaaaaaattgtagaaatgttggctcaattttaatttaattggacTAATTGTCTTTCAACTAAAATTTATGATTATTGATCTTTTAATTCATCACAATATGCGGCTATGATTCTTTTCAGCAATTCTGTCAAAATTAAAGGATCATTTCTCTAATTGGCTTAAAATTAagggattatttttttaattaggttaaagttaaggAGTCCTTACTATAACTTTTCTcatttagtttttcatattttgtcCTTGTTTTGGGCTCATTTGCGTGATACGTAATTCTTTTTTACAAACATTCTAATGGAATTCACAAAAATAATCATAGATGtacgttttgatgaatttaggAATTAATAGTTCGCggatttttagttaaaaaacgATTTCACCGATTAGAATAAAGTTGGAGGACCAACCCAAACCCGGCTATACTGTACACGACAGCCACCCAACCCACTCCTTACAACCTCCGCGACAGCTTCTCCGCCGGCgacctcctctctctctcattttctcgccttctctgtctttctctcttctcctccCTCTTCCCTCCTGCTCCACCAGAACCAAACAGCCACTGCTGGCAGCCACTCACTCACTCCCTGGCTGCCTGAACGAACTGGAGCTGAGATTTTAAATGCTTTACCGAGCATGCTTACATTGAAACACTCTCTACCGGCCTTCACTCGAGGACTGGAATTCATCAAATTTCCCCACAGGAGAAGCAGTATAGTGGTAGAAGCTGCTTCCGACTGAAGTGCTTCCTGAATTTGCATAATTCGAAATTGTTGTTGCAGAAAGATTGTCACTTTCTTctcaaatttatatttttcaacgaTGTTTTCAGGTATGTGCTCAAAAGGGTCCAAGACCCAGGTACCCAAGAGTCTGGAAAGCCAATAAACGGATTGGAACCGTTTCCAAATCCCTCAAACTTGTTGAATCTGTAAGCTTTTATATATCTTTgatctttttttcttctcaatttccatatttttgcttggtttttgagaaataattgtaataataattaaattttgtagATTAAGGGATTGTCAAATGTGAAAGAGGAAGTTTATGGAGCCCTTGATTCTTTCATTGCTTGGGAATTAGAATTCCCTTTGATTACTGTGAAGAAGGCGCTCAAGTCCCTTGAGAATCAAAAGGAGTGGAAGAGGATAATTCAGGTTTGATTTTTCTCCTTCATTGAAAATGTTCAATATGTAACATAGACGTGAGTTAGGCCGGTTGGTCATTTTAGTGTGCCTGCCCTCTTGCGCCTGAGTCCAAATTACCCTTGATAGTTTAGAATATGGCAATGCTAAAGAAAAATGCTCAATGTATAACATAGGTGTGAGTTAGGCCGGTTGGTCATGGTAGTGTGCCCGCCCTCTTGCGCCTGAGTCCAAATTACCTTTGATAGTTTAGAATATGGCAATGCTAAAGCAAAATGCTTGATGTATAATGTAGACGTGAGTTAGGCTGGTTGGTGAGGGCTAGGTCTCCGCTCTCTTGCACCCCGAGTTCGAATTCCTTACGGTAGTTTATGAATGGGTCCTAACTTTTGAAATCTAAGACATCACATGTGTGTTTTGTAGGTGTCAAAGTGGATGCTGAGCAAAGGGCAAGGAAGAACAATGGGGACCTATTTCACACTGTTAACTGCTTTGGCAGAGGATGGGAGGATTGAAGAAGCTGAAGAGTTGTGGACTAAGTTGTTCTCGCAGTACTTGGAAAGCATGCCTCGCATGTTCTTCGACAAGATGATTTCGATTTACTACCAACACGGCTTGCACGATAAGATGTTTGAGGTATTACAGTCCAACCACGTTTTCGTAAACAGATTTATGAACATATCGATTCTTAAATCAATCTATGAGCCGTGCATCTTGTAACACTGTATATACTTGGTGCAATCTGAAACTCCCGGAACTTTGATTGATAAACGGATTCGTTCTCATATCCCGAAAG
This genomic window contains:
- the LOC126616732 gene encoding uncharacterized protein LOC126616732 isoform X7, whose translation is MDDVDRLFECFKCGISPPQSALRERKRSKSDLKRRSKTPEVSSPGSAENTKKNASELQLSADKSGPTSVKPNKFNRQKEFSPVVFYGSPHGVPPKKPSRSFLRLLREIRVDLAAQKRLTSRKEVWTTFPRQDEAMQFVKGHENVHVFSYQDHYSGQRRFLVSTYNDFWRRYKNMNPKFRHHYEVIQEGLPCHLYFDLEFSRRDNADRNGDEMVDLLISAIFEALLEKYSIIGNKEWILELDSSNEAKFSRHLIIRIEKTAFKDNSHAGAFVTEICSRISSAKERDGRFGNLFIRKDSSSSDSPSKLFVDTAVYTRNRCFRLALSSKAGKNSVLLPTGRFKANKMCEEEMFMASLICNLDVDCEKLLVCKPDLDCIKTLHFDTEVNSSLRKCYSWPQEYALNGSTSGASATYFQGKSPFPALDAFVESVATIGNVSGKIRSWYWLSEFALMVYSMSSNRYRERIGRQHKSNRVIRAAYQKCHDPDCRGYRSPSRPIPWEIIPDMVHEHKNDPESVSYGDENMTSGCVADSWWLEAIRVADDAENKQNSLWISNMEDIDSDDENWWMAVERTASQAEFMHVNRFEGETLPCDPSGYLVLQHSVCYTVTRTVEATS
- the LOC126616732 gene encoding uncharacterized protein LOC126616732 isoform X14, whose product is MDDVDRLFECFKCGISPPQSALRERKRSKSDLKRRSKTPEVSSPGSAENTKKNASELQLSADKSGPTSVKPNKFNRQKEFSPVVFYGSPHGVPPKKPSRSFLRLLREIRVDLAAQKRLTSRKEVWTTFPRQDEAMQFVKGHENVHVFSYQDHYSGQRRFLVSTYNDFWRRYKNMNPKFRHHYEVIQEGLPCHLYFDLEFSRRDNADRNGDEMVDLLISAIFEALLEKYSIIGNKEWILELDSSNEAKFSRHLIIRIEKTAFKDNSHAGAFVTEICSRISSAKERDGRFGNLFIRKDSSSSDSPSKLFVDTAVYTRNRCFRLALSSKAGKNSVLLPTGRFKANKMQCEEEMFMASLICNLDVDCEKLLVCKPDLDCIKTLHFDTEVNSSLRKCYSWPQEYALNGSTSGASATYFQGKSPFPALDAFVESVATIGNVSGYRSPSRPIPWEIIPDMVHEHKNDPESVSYGDENMTSGCVADSWWLEAIRVADDAENKQNSLWISNMEDIDSDDENWWMAVERTASQAEFMHVNRFEGETLPCDPSGYLVLQHSVCYTVTRTVEATS
- the LOC126616732 gene encoding uncharacterized protein LOC126616732 isoform X3, translating into MDDVDRLFECFKCGISPPQSALRERKRSKSDLKRRSKTPEVSSPGSAENTKKNASELQLSADKSGPTSVKPNKFNRQKEFSPVVFYGSPHGVPPKKPSRSFLRLLREIRVDLAAQKRLTSRKEVWTTFPRQDEAMQFVKGHENVHVFSYQDHYSGQRRFLVSTYNDFWRRYKNMNPKFRHHYEVIQEGLPCHLYFDLEFSRRDNADRNGDEMVDLLISAIFEALLEKYSIIGNKEWILELDSSNEAKFSRHLIIRIEKTAFKDNSHAGAFVTEICSRISSAKERDGRFGNLFIRKDSSSSDSPSKLFVDTAVYTRNRCFRLALSSKAGKNSVLLPTGRFKANKMQCEEEMFMASLICNLDVDCEKLLVCKPDLDCIKTLHFDTEVNSSLRKCYSWPQEYALNGSTSGASATYFQGKSPFPALDAFVESVATIGNVSGKIRSWYWLSEFALMVYSMSSNRYRERIGRQHKSNRVIRAAYQKCHDPDCRGYRSPSRPIPWEIIPDMVHEHKNDPESVSYGDENMTSGCVADSWWLEAIRVADDAENKQNSLWISNMEDIDSDDENWWMAVERTASQAEFMHVNRFEGETLPCDPSGYLVLQHSVCYTVTRTVEATS
- the LOC126616732 gene encoding uncharacterized protein LOC126616732 isoform X8, which translates into the protein MDDVDRLFECFKCGISPPQSALRERKRSKSDLKRRSKTPEVSSPGSAENTKKNASELQLSADKSGPTSVKPNKFNRQKEFSPVVFYGSPHGVPPKKPSRSFLRLLREIRVDLAAQKRLTSRKEVWTTFPRQDEAMQFVKGHENVHVFSYQDHYSGQRRFLVSTYNDFWRRYKNMNPKFRHHYEVIQEGLPCHLYFDLEFSRRDNADRNGDEMVDLLISAIFEALLEKYSIIGNKEWILELDSSNEAKFSRHLIIRIEKTAFKDNSHAGAFVTEICSRISSAKERDGRFGNLFIRKDSSSSDSPSKLFVDTAVYTRNRCFRLALSSKAGKNSVLLPTGRFKANKMCEEEMFMASLICNLDVDCEKLLVCKPDLDCIKTLHFDTEVNSSLRKCYSWPQEYALNGSTSGASATYFQGKSPFPALDAFVESVATIGNVSGKIRSWYWLSEFALMVYSMSSNRYRERIGRQHKSNRVIRAAYQKCHDPDCRGYRSPSRPIPWEIIPDMVHEHKNDPESVSYGDENMTSGCVADSWWLEAIRVADDAENKQNSLWISNMEDIDSDDENWWMAVERTASQAEFMHVNRFEGETLPCDPSGYLVLQHSVCYTVTRTVEATS
- the LOC126616732 gene encoding uncharacterized protein LOC126616732 isoform X4, translated to MDDVDRLFECFKCGISPPQSALRERKRSKSDLKRRSKTPEVSSPGSAENTKKNASELQLSADKSGPTSVKPNKFNRQKEFSPVVFYGSPHGVPPKKPSRSFLRLLREIRVDLAAQKRLTSRKEVWTTFPRQDEAMQFVKGHENVHVFSYQDHYSGQRRFLVSTYNDFWRRYKNMNPKFRHHYEVIQEGLPCHLYFDLEFSRRDNADRNGDEMVDLLISAIFEALLEKYSIIGNKEWILELDSSNEAKFSRHLIIRIEKTAFKDNSHAGAFVTEICSRISSAKERDGRFGNLFIRKDSSSSDSPSKLFVDTAVYTRNRCFRLALSSKAGKNSVLLPTGRFKANKMQCEEEMFMASLICNLDVDCEKLLVCKPDLDCIKTLHFDTEVNSSLRKCYSWPQEYALNGSTSGASATYFQGKSPFPALDAFVESVATIGNVSGKIRSWYWLSEFALMVYSMSSNRYRERIGRQHKSNRVIRAAYQKCHDPDCRGYRSPSRPIPWEIIPDMVHEHKNDPESVSYGDENMTSGCVADSWWLEAIRVADDAENKQNSLWISNMEDIDSDDENWWMAVERTASQAEFMHVNRFEGETLPCDPSGYLVLQHSVCYTVTRTVEATS